In Methanosarcina barkeri MS, a single window of DNA contains:
- a CDS encoding ABC transporter permease, with product MKYFIKRVGFMALTLFAVCALTFFLMNVIPGGTAELVLKHTFVGLEESVTDEQLNQISDRYDLDDPLYLQFFKWVKEAVLKGDIGTSYVFKKPVLYLLALRLPATIQLAVVSMLIAILAGVSLGIYSALRENKISDHILRIVTLFGVSMPGFWVALLLILIFSLKLKLVPVTGYGSLENLLLPATALSLHSVAAVMRVTRTSMLETLGQEYIRFAKAKGLPIWKIVSRHALKNAMLPVITVIGFQMGSLLGGTVVIEKIFAWPGIGSLLVDSISARDLPVVQGCVLAIVTMFLFVHFFVDILYTHLDPRIRYG from the coding sequence ATGAAATATTTCATAAAAAGGGTAGGTTTCATGGCACTTACGCTTTTTGCAGTTTGTGCTTTGACCTTTTTCCTTATGAACGTAATTCCGGGAGGTACGGCTGAGTTAGTCCTCAAACACACATTCGTGGGCCTGGAAGAAAGCGTAACAGACGAACAGCTTAACCAGATTTCAGATAGATACGACCTGGATGATCCTCTTTACCTGCAGTTTTTCAAATGGGTTAAAGAAGCAGTATTGAAAGGGGACATCGGAACCTCCTATGTTTTCAAAAAGCCAGTCCTTTATCTTCTCGCTTTACGCCTTCCAGCAACTATTCAGCTCGCAGTGGTGAGTATGTTAATTGCAATACTTGCAGGAGTAAGCCTGGGAATTTACTCGGCCCTCAGGGAAAACAAGATTTCGGATCACATTCTTAGGATTGTGACTCTCTTTGGAGTTTCAATGCCCGGTTTCTGGGTAGCCTTGCTTCTTATCCTGATATTTTCCCTGAAGCTGAAACTCGTGCCTGTGACAGGGTACGGGAGCCTGGAAAATCTACTTTTGCCTGCTACAGCTCTTTCTCTTCATTCCGTTGCTGCTGTTATGAGGGTTACAAGGACAAGCATGCTTGAAACCCTGGGACAGGAGTATATCAGGTTTGCAAAAGCCAAAGGGCTTCCTATATGGAAAATCGTAAGCAGGCATGCCCTTAAAAATGCCATGCTTCCTGTTATCACTGTTATTGGTTTTCAGATGGGAAGCTTGCTTGGAGGAACCGTTGTGATTGAAAAGATCTTTGCCTGGCCAGGGATAGGAAGCCTTCTTGTGGACTCAATTTCTGCCAGGGATTTGCCTGTGGTCCAGGGCTGTGTGCTTGCGATCGTTACGATGTTCCTCTTTGTGCATTTCTTTGTGGATATTCTCTATACGCATCTGGACCCACGGATAAGGTACGGCTGA
- a CDS encoding ABC transporter ATP-binding protein, translating into MSLPVLAVDELAMSFGTLEVFTNVSFSVSRGETLGLFGKSGSGKTTIGKCIVGLERPTGGEIRVQEANILNMRKKEFRKLRPKIQMIFQHPETSLDPRMKAFENLIEPLKLHSGLKQDALLKRGEELAELTGLLPEHLARYPIQLSGGEIQRIVLARIMALSPDFIVADEPTSMLDVSVQAQILRLMQKLQRETGVSYLLISHDLEVLRKVCHRIAYLDNGTITSIENIKRVVKI; encoded by the coding sequence ATGTCACTTCCAGTCCTTGCAGTAGACGAACTGGCAATGAGCTTTGGGACTCTGGAGGTGTTCACAAACGTCAGTTTTTCAGTATCTCGCGGAGAAACCCTGGGACTTTTCGGAAAAAGCGGGTCCGGAAAAACCACTATTGGCAAATGTATTGTAGGGCTTGAAAGACCCACAGGGGGAGAAATCCGGGTTCAGGAAGCGAATATACTGAATATGAGAAAAAAAGAGTTCCGGAAACTGCGCCCTAAAATCCAGATGATTTTCCAGCACCCTGAGACTTCTCTTGACCCTCGTATGAAAGCTTTTGAGAACCTAATAGAGCCCCTTAAACTCCATTCCGGGCTGAAGCAAGATGCCCTCCTGAAGCGGGGAGAGGAACTGGCAGAGCTTACAGGGCTGCTTCCTGAACACCTTGCTCGTTATCCGATCCAGCTCAGCGGAGGGGAAATCCAGAGGATAGTACTTGCAAGGATCATGGCTTTATCTCCTGATTTTATAGTTGCTGACGAGCCGACTTCTATGCTTGATGTTTCAGTGCAGGCACAGATTCTGCGCCTTATGCAGAAGCTTCAGAGGGAGACAGGCGTTTCCTACCTGCTGATCTCGCATGACCTTGAGGTGTTAAGGAAGGTCTGCCACA
- a CDS encoding formylmethanofuran dehydrogenase subunit A: MAGTIAIKNGYVFDPLNEINGEIMDIFIKDGKVVRELSAAELKNAKFIDASGMTVMPGGVDSHSHVAGSKVNAGRSMRPEDHYKTTLQKTSLTHSGSGYTVPSVYKQGYDYAAMGYTTVFEAAIPPLEARHTHEEMRSTPLLDMGGYLVLGNNFFLMRYLHDGDIEKAAAYVAWMMKTHKSYGIKCVNPAGVENWGWGKNVHSLDEANIHFEITPRETIKGLSEVNELLGMPVPLHLHANNLGHPGCYGITKDSLKILDGVKPRQDMDVEWAETKIDPSRNRSVYLAHMMFNSFAGTSWRDCESGVKDIAEYINNKDHVVIDSGCTPFGEATVMTGDGPAIQDMYKLTGNKWSNTDVEMEGGSGVIPFTYFKANPVHSLQWAMGLECLLLINDPWKTIMTTDSPNGGPFTKYPEVMTWIMSEAFRKQTFSECHKWANDRSELGGINRELSLYDLAILTRANPAKTIGMAHRKGSLGLGADGDVTVYNINPQQLDTNNYEALLQAFRKAEYTVKGGEIVSVKGDIVSVPEKRTYYSEVHVEDEQEKEMLADVKEWFRYYTLGFANYPTPEKYLQNPTPIKINVVR, translated from the coding sequence ATGGCAGGAACAATTGCAATTAAGAACGGATACGTCTTTGATCCCCTCAATGAAATAAATGGGGAAATTATGGATATCTTCATCAAGGACGGAAAAGTTGTAAGAGAGCTTTCTGCGGCTGAATTGAAAAATGCAAAGTTTATTGATGCCTCTGGTATGACGGTCATGCCTGGTGGAGTTGACTCCCATTCTCACGTTGCAGGTTCAAAGGTTAACGCTGGCAGGTCGATGCGTCCCGAAGATCATTATAAAACAACTCTCCAGAAAACTTCACTTACCCATTCAGGCTCAGGTTACACTGTTCCCTCTGTCTACAAACAGGGATACGATTACGCAGCAATGGGCTATACAACTGTTTTTGAAGCTGCAATTCCCCCTCTTGAAGCTCGCCATACCCATGAAGAGATGCGTTCTACTCCACTCCTTGATATGGGAGGATACCTGGTACTTGGAAACAACTTCTTTTTGATGCGCTATCTCCATGATGGGGACATAGAAAAGGCTGCGGCTTATGTGGCCTGGATGATGAAGACTCACAAGTCCTATGGGATAAAATGTGTCAACCCTGCAGGAGTCGAAAACTGGGGCTGGGGTAAAAACGTACATTCTCTTGATGAAGCCAACATCCATTTCGAAATTACCCCAAGAGAAACTATAAAAGGGCTTAGCGAGGTCAATGAACTCCTCGGCATGCCTGTACCTCTTCACCTGCATGCAAATAACCTGGGACATCCTGGTTGCTACGGAATTACCAAGGATTCCCTCAAAATCCTCGACGGTGTAAAGCCCAGGCAGGACATGGATGTGGAATGGGCTGAAACCAAAATAGACCCTTCACGGAACCGTTCCGTATACCTCGCCCACATGATGTTTAACAGTTTTGCAGGCACTTCCTGGAGAGACTGTGAATCCGGAGTAAAAGATATTGCAGAATACATCAACAATAAAGATCATGTAGTAATCGATAGTGGATGCACTCCCTTCGGAGAAGCTACGGTTATGACAGGAGATGGGCCTGCCATCCAGGATATGTACAAGCTTACAGGAAACAAATGGTCTAATACTGACGTTGAGATGGAGGGTGGGTCAGGTGTTATTCCCTTCACTTACTTCAAAGCCAATCCGGTACACAGCCTCCAGTGGGCAATGGGCCTTGAATGTCTCCTGCTCATCAATGATCCCTGGAAGACAATTATGACCACGGACAGCCCCAATGGTGGTCCGTTTACGAAATATCCTGAGGTTATGACCTGGATCATGTCTGAGGCTTTCAGGAAACAGACCTTCAGCGAATGTCACAAATGGGCAAACGACAGGAGTGAACTTGGAGGCATAAACCGGGAACTTTCCCTCTATGACCTTGCGATTCTGACCAGAGCAAATCCCGCTAAAACAATTGGCATGGCTCACAGAAAAGGTTCTCTTGGATTGGGCGCTGATGGAGATGTTACAGTCTATAACATAAATCCACAGCAGCTTGACACAAACAACTATGAAGCTCTACTTCAGGCTTTCAGGAAGGCCGAATACACCGTAAAGGGTGGCGAAATTGTATCTGTGAAGGGCGATATTGTTTCCGTACCTGAAAAGCGGACTTATTATTCTGAAGTACATGTAGAAGACGAGCAGGAAAAGGAAATGCTGGCTGATGTTAAGGAGTGGTTCAGGTACTACACTCTGGGCTTTGCTAACTATCCAACTCCAGAAAAGTATCTACAAAATCCGACTCCCATAAAGATTAACGTTGTGAGGTGA
- a CDS encoding ABC transporter substrate-binding protein, whose product MKNKNSPLIILLIILLTCAILTTSGCSSTENEAEDAVSGMEATSGSDSASQTAGGSENNTLVLGEMWDIESINPIDGDAGTLICEKAAVTETLVGANENFSLKPGLATSWKQLDEDTWEFKLRNNVTFHDGSEMTAKEVKFTLEKVISENPKVASMLNIDSIEAVDNYTIKIKTKEINPILPGILHYPDTAIISPSSYDEKGEFVKPVGTGPYKFESFDDQTRTLTVVKNENWWGGKVGLDKMIIKGIPDPNTRAMAIENGELDFTVDVPYSETDRINAIDGINVEKYKTPRVYKIDLNLKHEPLEDVRVRQAMSYAINRSDIAENVLYNVGEAAGGPFLPTMVWANKSLKPYSQNLKKADELLTAAGWVDTDGDGIRDKDGKPLKLNLMTYAARPGLPPMAEAITAQLKEAGIDAETEVLEMGSIDDRREKGNWDLYLAAYNIAMVPDPEYILTNWYMTNGTDNGPGYSNPKVDALIKEARKITDLNERYKKFNEVESIVYDEQPMIIVAYYGCAIVKKDYVKGYVFDPTAHDYRINADMHLENKS is encoded by the coding sequence ATGAAAAATAAAAACTCCCCCTTGATTATATTGTTAATTATCCTGCTGACCTGCGCTATCCTGACGACTTCCGGGTGCAGCAGTACAGAAAATGAAGCGGAAGATGCAGTCTCCGGGATGGAAGCTACCTCAGGATCAGATAGCGCTTCCCAGACAGCAGGAGGCTCTGAAAATAATACACTCGTGCTTGGAGAAATGTGGGATATAGAATCGATCAATCCCATTGATGGCGATGCTGGAACTTTGATCTGCGAGAAAGCTGCAGTAACCGAAACGCTTGTTGGCGCCAATGAAAATTTCTCTCTTAAGCCAGGGCTTGCGACCTCCTGGAAACAGCTTGATGAAGACACATGGGAATTCAAGCTAAGAAATAATGTTACTTTCCATGACGGAAGTGAAATGACTGCAAAAGAAGTGAAATTCACTCTGGAAAAAGTAATCTCGGAAAATCCGAAAGTTGCTTCCATGCTAAATATAGATTCTATAGAAGCAGTTGATAATTATACTATTAAAATCAAAACCAAGGAAATTAACCCAATTCTTCCTGGAATTCTCCACTATCCGGATACTGCTATAATAAGTCCTTCTTCTTATGACGAAAAAGGAGAATTCGTAAAACCTGTTGGAACAGGCCCCTATAAATTTGAATCCTTTGATGATCAGACCAGGACACTTACTGTCGTGAAAAATGAAAACTGGTGGGGAGGGAAAGTTGGTCTTGATAAAATGATCATTAAAGGGATACCTGACCCTAACACAAGAGCAATGGCAATCGAAAATGGAGAACTTGACTTTACTGTCGATGTGCCATATAGTGAAACTGACAGGATTAACGCTATAGATGGCATTAATGTGGAGAAGTACAAAACTCCCAGAGTCTATAAAATTGACCTTAATCTAAAGCATGAACCCCTTGAAGATGTACGAGTAAGGCAGGCTATGTCCTATGCCATTAACAGGTCTGACATTGCAGAAAATGTGCTATATAATGTAGGAGAAGCTGCCGGTGGACCTTTCCTGCCAACAATGGTTTGGGCAAATAAGAGTCTAAAGCCCTACAGTCAGAACCTTAAGAAAGCTGATGAGCTCCTGACAGCTGCAGGCTGGGTGGATACTGATGGGGACGGGATAAGGGATAAGGACGGAAAACCCCTCAAGCTCAACCTGATGACTTATGCTGCAAGGCCTGGACTTCCCCCAATGGCTGAAGCTATAACTGCCCAACTGAAAGAAGCAGGTATAGATGCCGAAACCGAAGTGCTGGAAATGGGGTCAATAGATGACAGAAGAGAAAAGGGCAACTGGGACCTCTACCTCGCCGCTTACAATATTGCAATGGTCCCTGATCCGGAATATATTCTTACGAACTGGTACATGACAAATGGCACTGATAATGGGCCTGGATACTCCAATCCGAAAGTAGATGCTCTGATAAAGGAAGCCAGAAAAATCACGGACCTGAATGAACGCTATAAAAAGTTCAATGAGGTAGAATCTATCGTTTATGATGAACAGCCCATGATCATAGTGGCTTACTACGGCTGTGCAATCGTGAAAAAAGATTATGTAAAAGGATATGTTTTCGACCCTACAGCCCACGACTACCGCATAAATGCGGACATGCATTTGGAAAATAAAAGCTGA
- a CDS encoding 4Fe-4S binding protein, with protein MEEDMRLSVFAEKKDKQLIYFPEKCIGCGTCVQACPKGNLAVGAVGAITRGLLDADFLEMKDSEACLVCGICAKVCPTGALEMKQEGKILTDASYLFRAMKPTSVNESCVHCGLCEDICPQGCIEVTREISADGKLQLVGKTNIDTECCIHCGWCAAVCPVNAISVEKPFEGRWTRDEDVCQTCHTCVEVCPANAIFNKKAKPGERVEKLTHRPDACIYCGACAVACPVDAIDVRKTAVLPEMEKKGVLEKKLLEVPVPEALLRTCLETDENACLGCGNCVIVCPVNALSDCELAAGHLNNMDEKALLGVKNGRISVIDQERCGADGACAMICPVDAIRLVKKEVE; from the coding sequence ATGGAAGAAGATATGCGATTGTCTGTCTTTGCCGAAAAAAAAGACAAGCAGCTGATCTATTTCCCCGAAAAATGCATTGGCTGTGGGACCTGCGTACAGGCATGCCCCAAAGGCAACCTGGCAGTTGGAGCTGTTGGAGCTATAACAAGAGGTTTGTTAGATGCGGATTTTCTGGAAATGAAAGACAGTGAAGCCTGCCTTGTCTGTGGAATTTGTGCGAAAGTTTGTCCCACAGGTGCTCTTGAAATGAAGCAGGAAGGAAAAATCCTCACTGACGCGTCTTATCTTTTCAGGGCTATGAAGCCGACGTCAGTAAACGAAAGCTGTGTCCACTGTGGGCTTTGTGAGGATATATGCCCTCAAGGCTGTATTGAGGTAACCCGCGAAATTTCAGCAGATGGAAAACTGCAACTTGTCGGCAAGACCAATATTGATACCGAATGCTGTATCCACTGCGGCTGGTGTGCAGCAGTCTGTCCGGTGAATGCTATTTCTGTAGAAAAGCCTTTTGAAGGGCGCTGGACCAGGGATGAAGATGTCTGCCAGACCTGCCACACCTGTGTGGAAGTCTGTCCTGCAAATGCCATTTTCAATAAAAAAGCTAAACCTGGGGAAAGAGTCGAAAAGCTCACTCACCGTCCGGATGCCTGCATTTACTGTGGAGCCTGTGCGGTTGCCTGCCCTGTTGATGCCATAGATGTCAGAAAAACTGCAGTTCTTCCGGAGATGGAGAAAAAAGGCGTTCTTGAAAAAAAACTGCTTGAAGTCCCTGTTCCGGAAGCTTTGCTCCGCACCTGCCTGGAAACGGATGAAAATGCATGCCTGGGCTGTGGAAACTGTGTAATAGTCTGTCCAGTGAATGCCCTTTCTGACTGTGAACTTGCAGCCGGGCACCTGAACAACATGGACGAAAAAGCTCTTCTAGGGGTTAAAAACGGAAGAATTTCAGTCATAGACCAGGAACGCTGTGGAGCAGATGGAGCCTGCGCCATGATCTGTCCTGTTGATGCAATCAGGCTTGTAAAGAAAGAGGTGGAATAA
- a CDS encoding ABC transporter permease, which produces MDNVFANKLRKKNFSLPEAYGSQFAKRVFQRKDMLFALAALLLFAGLAIFAPLLSPYDPNAIDLKNKNLSPSEEHILGTDYLGRDLLSRILIGARTSLSIASGVVLISLFLGTAAGCAAGYYGGFVDESISRVIDIFLSFPGIIFALTIMGALGTGVFNLMLALSIVQWAKYARMMRGQVLSIKKQEFVLSAVTEGAGDFYIIRKHIVPNAIATLLVLATIDFGHVILSIATLSFLGIGLPADVPEWGAMLSAGKEFMRTAPYQTIFPGLAITFIVIIFSILGDGMRDILDPNHDGGEID; this is translated from the coding sequence ATGGACAATGTATTTGCTAATAAGTTAAGAAAAAAGAATTTCTCGCTTCCAGAAGCTTACGGAAGTCAATTTGCAAAAAGAGTTTTTCAAAGAAAAGATATGCTTTTTGCACTGGCAGCCCTTTTGCTTTTTGCCGGGCTTGCCATTTTTGCTCCCCTACTTTCCCCTTACGACCCCAATGCAATTGACCTGAAGAACAAGAATCTGAGCCCTTCAGAGGAGCACATCCTGGGTACCGATTACCTCGGAAGGGACCTCCTGAGCCGAATTCTGATAGGAGCCAGGACTTCCCTTTCAATTGCTTCAGGAGTAGTGCTGATTTCCCTGTTTCTGGGAACTGCTGCGGGCTGTGCAGCAGGCTATTATGGAGGCTTTGTGGATGAAAGCATCTCCAGGGTTATAGATATCTTCCTTTCTTTTCCAGGGATCATCTTTGCTCTAACTATTATGGGGGCACTCGGGACCGGAGTTTTCAACCTGATGCTTGCCCTCTCTATAGTCCAGTGGGCAAAGTACGCCAGGATGATGCGGGGGCAGGTCCTTTCAATCAAAAAACAGGAGTTTGTCCTTTCTGCTGTAACAGAAGGGGCCGGAGATTTCTACATAATCCGCAAGCATATTGTGCCCAATGCCATAGCCACTCTTCTCGTGCTGGCCACAATAGATTTCGGACATGTAATTCTCTCTATTGCTACACTGAGTTTCCTCGGAATAGGACTGCCTGCAGATGTGCCTGAATGGGGAGCAATGCTTTCTGCAGGAAAGGAATTCATGAGGACAGCTCCTTACCAGACGATCTTTCCAGGGCTTGCCATAACCTTTATTGTTATCATTTTCAGCATTCTTGGAGACGGTATGAGAGATATCCTTGACCCGAACCACGATGGAGGCGAAATCGATTGA
- a CDS encoding FmdE family protein gives MHKNSNEEKHQMETILKQVKDPELLSQIEKVVPFHGFLTSGALIGIQMLNIARRELDVREGERIYVTCETKSCMPDPFQILAGATIGNNGLKIMNYGKMAVTVNKQAPEGAKSIKGIRIILDPEKTKDYPKLHAWFLNTEKLPHTEVLPILLAAGDKVYSWKFVDLEVPVRRKKRILCCKNCGEMFIQHDNELLCGGCTE, from the coding sequence TTGCATAAAAATTCAAATGAAGAAAAACACCAGATGGAGACGATTCTGAAGCAGGTAAAGGATCCAGAACTACTTTCACAGATTGAAAAAGTAGTTCCCTTTCACGGCTTCCTTACCTCTGGGGCGTTAATCGGTATCCAGATGCTCAATATCGCAAGACGGGAGCTCGATGTTCGGGAAGGGGAACGCATATACGTGACCTGCGAAACAAAAAGCTGCATGCCTGACCCATTCCAGATCCTTGCTGGAGCTACCATCGGAAATAATGGGTTAAAGATAATGAACTATGGGAAGATGGCGGTCACGGTAAATAAACAGGCGCCTGAAGGAGCTAAAAGCATAAAAGGTATCCGAATTATCCTCGACCCTGAAAAAACGAAGGATTATCCCAAACTCCACGCCTGGTTCCTGAACACTGAAAAACTCCCTCATACGGAGGTTTTACCAATCCTCCTGGCTGCGGGAGATAAAGTGTATTCCTGGAAATTTGTGGACCTTGAGGTTCCTGTTCGAAGAAAAAAGCGGATACTTTGCTGTAAAAATTGCGGTGAAATGTTCATTCAACATGATAACGAGCTGCTGTGCGGCGGTTGCACAGAATAA
- a CDS encoding class I SAM-dependent methyltransferase, translating to MSSSEIQIKEMVAHKWDLASETFDTHAGHGIQTQKERDAWKQAFLKVFPEKSLKILDVGCGTGELSLLFAEMGHEVAGIDISGQMLKIAKAKAEACGADIIFREGDAENPPFDTSSFDIVFSRHLLWTLPNPKVAVENWNRILRKNGKVVIVDGVWDSGTLGSRARKNAGDLLTLLLERKNPRKGHSDYSDELKARLPHFGGAPLEKVKEYLLNSGFENIQILDLKEVRDAQKEKMPLGERIVRSYQYYLICGRK from the coding sequence ATGTCTTCTTCAGAAATCCAGATTAAAGAAATGGTAGCCCATAAATGGGACCTTGCATCCGAGACTTTTGATACACATGCAGGACACGGGATCCAGACTCAAAAAGAAAGAGACGCCTGGAAGCAGGCATTCTTGAAGGTCTTCCCGGAAAAAAGTTTGAAAATTCTCGACGTTGGCTGCGGGACAGGAGAATTAAGCTTACTGTTTGCTGAGATGGGGCATGAGGTTGCAGGAATTGATATTTCCGGACAAATGCTGAAAATCGCAAAAGCAAAGGCTGAAGCCTGTGGAGCTGACATAATCTTTAGGGAGGGAGATGCAGAAAACCCTCCTTTTGATACATCTTCTTTTGACATTGTGTTTAGCCGTCATCTTCTCTGGACGCTCCCTAATCCGAAAGTAGCCGTGGAGAACTGGAACAGAATTCTGCGGAAAAATGGGAAAGTCGTGATTGTTGATGGAGTCTGGGACAGCGGCACCCTGGGATCCAGGGCTCGCAAAAATGCAGGTGATCTTTTGACCCTGCTTCTTGAAAGAAAAAATCCCCGAAAAGGACACTCGGACTATTCTGATGAACTCAAAGCCAGGCTCCCGCATTTCGGAGGAGCTCCGCTTGAAAAAGTAAAGGAGTACCTTTTGAATTCAGGCTTTGAAAATATCCAGATTCTTGACCTGAAAGAAGTAAGAGATGCTCAGAAAGAGAAGATGCCGTTAGGTGAACGAATTGTACGCAGTTATCAGTACTACCTCATCTGCGGCCGAAAATAA
- a CDS encoding iron ABC transporter substrate-binding protein, with translation MNRKIHTIVLLSLLLPVVMLCGCVENTDQQAEPNSSTELQNSSTVQITDMLGRQLTVPVEISSIIGTSSPSAILVYMLAPDKLVGWNSKQNFTQPFMDENYSNLPVIGNWLGSKTGNYETIIDMHPDIVIESTATNGETNEAIERRQENLGSIPVVAINDSILFVTQSDPTIEYVGKLLNCEAQAKKLIEFRSSILSEINNTVKDIPEDKKVRVYYAEGPKGLMTDPSGSQHSQVIDICGGVNVADCPLTSGSGMTQVSIEQVMNWNPEIIITSNPQFYSTVYSDSLWASIDAVKNKKVYLAPQNPFCWIDRPQGPHLILGTAWTAKLLYPDLFADMDLSKLTREFYSEFFHYDLKDEELNMLLNPATKT, from the coding sequence ATGAATCGAAAAATACATACTATAGTGCTTCTCTCCCTCCTGCTTCCAGTTGTTATGCTCTGTGGATGTGTAGAAAATACGGATCAACAGGCTGAACCAAACTCAAGCACTGAGCTTCAGAATTCAAGTACCGTGCAAATCACCGACATGCTGGGAAGGCAGTTAACTGTGCCTGTGGAAATATCCTCGATTATAGGTACTTCTTCACCTTCCGCTATCCTTGTGTATATGCTTGCACCAGATAAACTTGTAGGCTGGAACTCCAAACAAAATTTCACCCAACCCTTCATGGATGAAAATTACTCAAATCTACCTGTAATAGGAAACTGGTTAGGAAGCAAGACCGGAAATTATGAAACTATAATTGATATGCATCCTGACATTGTTATTGAAAGCACAGCCACAAATGGAGAAACTAATGAAGCTATAGAACGCAGGCAGGAAAATCTCGGCAGCATTCCAGTGGTAGCTATTAATGATTCTATTCTTTTTGTGACACAATCCGATCCTACTATCGAATATGTGGGCAAGCTGCTTAATTGTGAAGCCCAGGCAAAAAAACTGATTGAATTCCGCAGTTCAATCCTTAGTGAGATAAATAACACTGTAAAAGATATTCCTGAAGATAAAAAAGTACGGGTTTACTATGCCGAAGGCCCTAAAGGTCTGATGACCGATCCTTCAGGCTCGCAACATTCTCAGGTAATTGATATCTGCGGAGGTGTCAACGTTGCCGACTGTCCCCTTACGTCCGGAAGCGGCATGACTCAAGTCTCAATAGAACAGGTCATGAACTGGAACCCTGAGATAATTATTACCTCAAATCCACAGTTCTATTCGACAGTTTACTCTGATTCTCTCTGGGCAAGTATAGATGCTGTGAAAAATAAGAAAGTATATCTCGCTCCTCAGAATCCTTTCTGCTGGATTGACAGACCTCAGGGTCCTCACCTTATCCTGGGAACTGCTTGGACTGCAAAACTGCTGTATCCGGATCTTTTCGCAGATATGGACCTCTCCAAGCTGACACGTGAGTTCTACTCAGAATTCTTCCACTATGACCTTAAGGATGAAGAACTTAACATGCTCCTTAACCCTGCAACTAAAACCTGA
- a CDS encoding ABC transporter ATP-binding protein — protein MSLLEIRDLSVEFPAGENTVKAVSHVFFEIREGETFGVIGESGSGKSVIGLSLLRLLPANAIVSGTVFFHGQDIFSLRPSELRKIRGKRISLMPQNPAGALNPVLKNRLQIEEVFEERGVNKKEGMKKSLKLMKKLLLRDPEKLCDLYPHQLSGGMRQRLIACMSLSFEPELVIADEPTKGLDPEAKEGAVELFTKIKKEYGKTMLLITHDLDLALEVCDRIAVMYAGEIVELDEASKVLNTPSHPYTKGLIRAQPRNGLVPLSGQSPSRIDLPEGCFFHERCRYSSIECFRKHPEMKKHNGGWIRCHFQSLQ, from the coding sequence TTGAGTCTGCTTGAAATAAGAGACCTTTCGGTTGAATTTCCTGCGGGGGAGAACACTGTAAAAGCAGTTTCTCACGTTTTCTTTGAGATAAGGGAAGGAGAGACTTTTGGGGTAATTGGAGAAAGCGGGTCAGGGAAATCTGTTATTGGTCTTTCCCTGCTGAGGCTGCTTCCGGCAAATGCGATTGTTTCGGGAACAGTGTTTTTTCATGGACAGGACATTTTTTCTCTTAGACCTTCAGAACTCAGAAAAATCCGGGGGAAACGCATTTCCCTCATGCCTCAGAATCCCGCTGGAGCCCTGAACCCAGTTCTGAAAAACCGGCTTCAGATAGAGGAGGTTTTCGAAGAAAGAGGAGTTAACAAAAAAGAGGGAATGAAAAAATCGCTGAAGCTTATGAAAAAACTTCTTTTGAGAGATCCCGAAAAACTTTGTGATCTCTATCCCCACCAGCTGTCTGGAGGCATGAGGCAGCGGTTGATCGCTTGCATGTCTCTTTCTTTTGAGCCCGAACTTGTAATTGCGGATGAACCTACAAAAGGGCTGGACCCCGAGGCAAAGGAAGGAGCAGTGGAGCTTTTCACTAAGATTAAAAAAGAGTATGGGAAGACAATGCTCCTGATCACCCATGACCTTGATCTGGCTCTTGAGGTTTGCGACAGGATAGCTGTGATGTATGCAGGAGAGATTGTGGAACTGGATGAAGCTTCAAAGGTATTGAACACACCCTCGCATCCCTATACAAAAGGGCTTATTCGAGCTCAACCGAGGAACGGGCTTGTTCCCCTGAGCGGGCAGAGCCCAAGCAGGATAGACCTTCCTGAGGGCTGCTTTTTCCATGAGAGATGCAGGTACTCGAGTATTGAGTGTTTCAGAAAACACCCTGAAATGAAAAAACATAACGGAGGGTGGATCAGATGTCACTTCCAGTCCTTGCAGTAG